The following are encoded in a window of Rhinolophus sinicus isolate RSC01 linkage group LG12, ASM3656204v1, whole genome shotgun sequence genomic DNA:
- the LOC109434879 gene encoding sphingomyelin phosphodiesterase 5, translating into MQSPPDWPPEPGALRPSPFPHPVLHVLHSLARMLLFPAYWTLDQLLGCWAPVAHPSGLRWLSAAARAGAALLLLLLVGLPLAMPGLLLWLLLQAWRRPFCYQPPPQCWEPPAPWRPPAEPTRCFSFLSANLCLLPDGLARFSNLQHSQRRADAVGSVLLTGLRPSHYGATGCSSPLSGAPRGVLIAAVPAGLDFVCLQEVFDLRAARRLVSCLAPNLGPVLYDVGTFGLQHGPHLKLLGSGLLLASRYPLLRAVFRSFPNARREDALASKGLLSAQAQLGILDGRRIVGFLHCTHLHAPSEDGPLRCKQLTLLLDWAEQFEAESLQSEDAVAFSVLLGDLNFDNCSLDHAQEQEHQLFSRFRDPCRLGTRREQPWALGTILSTSMLRHSVACSPEMLRRALEREEGRHRYLAGPPHGGHRVKPWQGRRLDYITYRGAPTGPLSPEVEQVTFSTALAGLTDHLAVGLRLRVSMPS; encoded by the exons ATGCAATCCCCGCCGGACTGGCCCCCGGAGCCTGGCGCCCTCCGACCCTCGCCCTTCCCGCACCCTGTGTTGCATGTCCTCCACAGCTTGGCCCGCATGCTGCTCTTCCCGGCCTACTGGACCCTGGACCAGCTGCTGGGCTGTTGGGCGCCAGTGGCGCACCCCAGCGGCCTGAGGTGGCTGAGCGCAGCCGCGCGAGCAGGAGCGGcactgctgttgctgctgctcgTCGGCTTGCCGCTGGCCATGCCGGGCCTGCTGCTCTGGCTGCTGCTGCAAGCCTGGCGCCGCCCCTTCTGCTACCAGCCCCCTCCGCAGTGCTGGGAGCCGCCGGCGCCCTGGCGCCCCCCAGCTGAGCCCACTCGCTGCTTCAGCTTCCTCAGCGCCAACCTGTGTCTGCTCCCCGACGGGCTAGCACGCTTCAGCAACTTACAGCACAGCCAGCGGCGGGCCGATGCCGTGGGCTCCGTGCTGCTCACCGGCCTGCGGCCCTCGCACTATGGGGCTACAGGCTGTAGCTCGCCACTCTCCGGGGCGCCTCGCGGGGTCCTGATAGCCGCAGTGCCTGCGGGTCTGGACTTCGTGTGCCTGCAGGAGGTGTTTGATTTGCGCGCAGCGCGCCGTCTGGTGAGCTGCCTGGCGCCCAATCTGGGCCCAGTGCTGTACGACGTGGGCACGTTCGGCCTGCAGCATGGGCCGCACCTCAAGCTGCTGGGCAGCGGTCTGCTGCTGGCCTCGCGCTACCCGCTGCTGCGCGCTGTCTTCCGATCCTTCCCCAACGCTCGGCGCGAGGACGCACTGGCCTCCAAGGGACTGCTTTCTGCACAG GCGCAGCTGGGAATCCTGGACGGGCGCCGTATCGTGGGCTTCCTCCATTGCACGCATTTGCATGCGCCGAGTG AGGATGGGCCCTTGCGCTGTAAACAGCTGACGCTGCTGCTGGACTGGGCTGAGCAGTTTGAGGCCGAGAGCCTCCAGAGTGAGGACGCCGTGGCCTTCAGCGTTCTCTTGGGTGACCTGAACTTCGACAATTGCTCGCTAG ATCACGCGCAGGAGCAGGAGCACCAGCTCTTCAGCCGTTTCCGGGACCCCTGCCGCCTGGGCACACGCCGGGAGCAGCCTTGGGCCCTGG GAACGATACTGAGCACTTCCATGCTCCGCCATTCTGTGGCCTGCTCCCCCGAGATGCTGCGGAG GGCCCTGGAGCGGGAAGAAGGGCGCCACCGCTACCTGGCAGGCCCTCCCCACGGAGGCCACCGGGTTAAGCCCTGGCAGGGCCGGCGCCTGGACTACATCACCTACCGGGGAGCGCCCACAGGTCCGCTGAGCCCA GAGGTGGAACAGGTGACATTCAGCACCGCCTTGGCGGGGCTCACAGACCACCTGGCCGTGGGACTTCGGCTCCGAGTTTCAATGCCCTCCTAA
- the SPATC1 gene encoding speriolin isoform X2: protein MSLLTNYEGLRHQIENLVRENEELKKLVRLIRENHELKSAIKTQAGSLGISGFTSGLGEVATGPSQCQGNCVFLPPSLTTTNEPVLEEVGIVALAPLADMLNSPQPIPPAGSIVSPLTGPLNALLPCPGSMSQNSPLTSHLTSPMSVPTMGTLASSLGLPSTGPLIPNSHLTNPMSVPMAGTLASSLGLPSTGPLIPNSHLTNPMSVPMAGTLASSLGLPSTGPLIPNSHLTSPMSVPTTGTLASSLGLPSTGPLTANSPLAGPLAISLGSPLPTSTAAPLGVSQNLANPMSNLVPSEAPRAQLAEPLRGCPSGSHPSADRGPAATSKVPLSTEHPQPTQDREPLSVTFVGAPIQTSTPVGTVGMAGPMTAFSYGTSDAQMQPGAPQGQAVIASVPTSSTATRTVTVLPSAPTPTPQAATNYTSSTTHIAQLTPHSPTRVHHSPTRPSPTSHSPPRNPHSPPRTSSSPASVNDPRGPRVTETSRKSILDLERKLAHRKTSKFPDSHREPKPLAWERLVGEIAFQLDRRILSSIFPERVRLYGFTVSNIPEKIIQASLNPSDHKLDEELCQVLTQRYVSIMNRLQGLGYNGRLHPALTEQLVNAYGILRERPELAASEGGSYSMEFLQRVLVETMHPSMLTDGLLLLSCLSQLAHDDGKPMFIW from the exons ATGTCTCTACTCACCAATTATGAGGGGCTTCGGCATCAAATCGAGAATCTGGTGCGGGAAAATGAGGAACTAAAGAAGCTGGTGCGTCTCATTCGTGAGAATCATGAGCTCAAGTCAGCCATCAAGACACAGGCGGGAAGCCTGGGCATCAGCGGGTTCACCAGCGGGCTTGGCGAGGTGGCAACCGGCCCTTCTCAATGCCAGGGTAACT GTGTCTTCCTGCCCCCATCTCTGACAACAACCAATGAGCCCGTCCTGGAAGAAGTGGGGATTGTAGCCCTGGCTCCCCTGGCCGACATGCTAAACAGCCCACAGCCTATCCCCCCAGCAGGCTCCATTGTGAGCCCCCTGACGGGCCCTCTCAATGCACTGCTGCCCTGCCCAGGGTCCATGTCACAGAACAGCCCACTCACCAGCCACCTGACCAGCCCCATGTCAGTGCCCACAATGGGCACACTGGCCAGCTCCCTGGGCCTGCCTTCCACTGGCCCTCTGATTCCAAACAGCCACCTGACCAACCCCATGTCAGTGCCCATGGCGGGCACACTGGCCAGCTCCCTGGGCCTGCCTTCCACTGGCCCCCTGATTCCAAACAGCCACCTGACCAACCCCATGTCAGTGCCCATGGCGGGCACACTGGCCAGCTCCCTGGGCCTGCCTTCCACTGGCCCCCTGATTCCAAACAGCCACCTGACCAGCCCCATGTCAGTGCCCACGACGGGCACACTGGCCAGCTCCCTGGGCCTGCCTTCCACTGGCCCCCTGACTGCAAACAGCCCGCTGGCAGGCCCCCTGGCCATATCTCTGGGcagccccctgcccacctccacgGCTGCCCCTCTAGGTGTCTCTCAGAACCTGGCCAACCCCATGAGCAATCTGGTGCCATCAGAGGCCCCGAGGGCACAGCTGGCAGAGCCACTCCGCGGATGCCCTTCTGGATCCCATCCCTCAGCTGATAGGGGACCTGCTGCCACCTCCAAAG TACCACTCTCCACCGAGCACCCCCAGCCGACCCAGGACCGGGAGCCCCTCAGCGTGACATTTGTGGGTGCTCCCATCCAGACCTCCACTCCTGTGGGCACAGTGGGCATGGCCGGCCCCATGACGGCTTTCTCCTATGGCACCTCAGACGCCCAAATGCAGCCTGGTGCACCCCAGGGACAAGCCGTTattgcctctgtccccacctcctcAACTGCCACCCGCACCGTCACAgtcctcccctctgcccccactcccaccccccaagctGCTACCAACTACACCTCAAGTACCACCCACATTGCTCAGctcaccccccactcccccaccagGGTACACCACTCCCCCACCAGGCCCTCGcccacctcccactcccctccacgcaatccccactccccacctcgaACCTCCTCCTCCCCGGCCTCTGTCAACGACCCCCGGGGCCCACGGGTCACTGAAACATCTCGGAAAAGCATCCTGGATTTGGAGCGGAAGCTGGCTCACCGCAAGACCAGCAAGTTCCCGGACAGCCACCGAG AGCCTAAGCCGCTGGCTTGGGAGCGGCTGGTGGGGGAGATCGCCTTCCAGCTGGACCGCAGGATCCTATCCAGCATCTTTCCCGAGCGCGTGCGCCTCTACGGCTTCACCGTCTCCAACATTCCCGAGAAGATCATCCAG GCCTCCCTGAACCCCAGCGACCACAAGCTGGATGAAGAGTTGTGCCAGGTGCTCACACAGCGCTACGTGAGCATAATGAACCGGCTGCAGGGCCTGGGCTACAACGGGCGGCTGCACCCGGCACTGACAGAGCAGCTGGTGAACGCCTATGGCATCCTGCGCGAGCGGCCAGAGCTGGCTGCCTCGGAGGGCGGCTCGTACTCCATGGAGTTCCTGCAGCGCGTGCTGGTGGAGACCATGCACCCCAGCATGCTCACAGACGGGCTGCTGCTGCTCTCCTGCCTCAGCCAGCTGGCGCACGACGATGGCAAGCCCATGTTCATCTGGTGA
- the SPATC1 gene encoding speriolin isoform X1, whose protein sequence is MLNSPQPIPPAGSIVSPLTGPLNALLPCPGSMSQNSPLTSHLTSPMSVPTMGTLASSLGLPSTGPLIPNSHLTNPMSVPMAGTLASSLGLPSTGPLIPNSHLTNPMSVPMAGTLASSLGLPSTGPLIPNSHLTSPMSVPTTGTLASSLGLPSTGPLTANSPLAGPLAISLGSPLPTSTAAPLGVSQNLANPMSNLVPSEAPRAQLAEPLRGCPSGSHPSADRGPAATSKVPLSTEHPQPTQDREPLSVTFVGAPIQTSTPVGTVGMAGPMTAFSYGTSDAQMQPGAPQGQAVIASVPTSSTATRTVTVLPSAPTPTPQAATNYTSSTTHIAQLTPHSPTRVHHSPTRPSPTSHSPPRNPHSPPRTSSSPASVNDPRGPRVTETSRKSILDLERKLAHRKTSKFPDSHREPKPLAWERLVGEIAFQLDRRILSSIFPERVRLYGFTVSNIPEKIIQASLNPSDHKLDEELCQVLTQRYVSIMNRLQGLGYNGRLHPALTEQLVNAYGILRERPELAASEGGSYSMEFLQRVLVETMHPSMLTDGLLLLSCLSQLAHDDGKPMFIW, encoded by the exons ATGCTAAACAGCCCACAGCCTATCCCCCCAGCAGGCTCCATTGTGAGCCCCCTGACGGGCCCTCTCAATGCACTGCTGCCCTGCCCAGGGTCCATGTCACAGAACAGCCCACTCACCAGCCACCTGACCAGCCCCATGTCAGTGCCCACAATGGGCACACTGGCCAGCTCCCTGGGCCTGCCTTCCACTGGCCCTCTGATTCCAAACAGCCACCTGACCAACCCCATGTCAGTGCCCATGGCGGGCACACTGGCCAGCTCCCTGGGCCTGCCTTCCACTGGCCCCCTGATTCCAAACAGCCACCTGACCAACCCCATGTCAGTGCCCATGGCGGGCACACTGGCCAGCTCCCTGGGCCTGCCTTCCACTGGCCCCCTGATTCCAAACAGCCACCTGACCAGCCCCATGTCAGTGCCCACGACGGGCACACTGGCCAGCTCCCTGGGCCTGCCTTCCACTGGCCCCCTGACTGCAAACAGCCCGCTGGCAGGCCCCCTGGCCATATCTCTGGGcagccccctgcccacctccacgGCTGCCCCTCTAGGTGTCTCTCAGAACCTGGCCAACCCCATGAGCAATCTGGTGCCATCAGAGGCCCCGAGGGCACAGCTGGCAGAGCCACTCCGCGGATGCCCTTCTGGATCCCATCCCTCAGCTGATAGGGGACCTGCTGCCACCTCCAAAG TACCACTCTCCACCGAGCACCCCCAGCCGACCCAGGACCGGGAGCCCCTCAGCGTGACATTTGTGGGTGCTCCCATCCAGACCTCCACTCCTGTGGGCACAGTGGGCATGGCCGGCCCCATGACGGCTTTCTCCTATGGCACCTCAGACGCCCAAATGCAGCCTGGTGCACCCCAGGGACAAGCCGTTattgcctctgtccccacctcctcAACTGCCACCCGCACCGTCACAgtcctcccctctgcccccactcccaccccccaagctGCTACCAACTACACCTCAAGTACCACCCACATTGCTCAGctcaccccccactcccccaccagGGTACACCACTCCCCCACCAGGCCCTCGcccacctcccactcccctccacgcaatccccactccccacctcgaACCTCCTCCTCCCCGGCCTCTGTCAACGACCCCCGGGGCCCACGGGTCACTGAAACATCTCGGAAAAGCATCCTGGATTTGGAGCGGAAGCTGGCTCACCGCAAGACCAGCAAGTTCCCGGACAGCCACCGAG AGCCTAAGCCGCTGGCTTGGGAGCGGCTGGTGGGGGAGATCGCCTTCCAGCTGGACCGCAGGATCCTATCCAGCATCTTTCCCGAGCGCGTGCGCCTCTACGGCTTCACCGTCTCCAACATTCCCGAGAAGATCATCCAG GCCTCCCTGAACCCCAGCGACCACAAGCTGGATGAAGAGTTGTGCCAGGTGCTCACACAGCGCTACGTGAGCATAATGAACCGGCTGCAGGGCCTGGGCTACAACGGGCGGCTGCACCCGGCACTGACAGAGCAGCTGGTGAACGCCTATGGCATCCTGCGCGAGCGGCCAGAGCTGGCTGCCTCGGAGGGCGGCTCGTACTCCATGGAGTTCCTGCAGCGCGTGCTGGTGGAGACCATGCACCCCAGCATGCTCACAGACGGGCTGCTGCTGCTCTCCTGCCTCAGCCAGCTGGCGCACGACGATGGCAAGCCCATGTTCATCTGGTGA